ATTTAATCAGCATTTCTGTATTTACTTTTGATTTCTTCTGCTTTTTCTGGTAACTCAGCTATTTCGTAACACGCCGCCCAACTTCTATAGAAAAATTTTGCATATTGTGCTTCGAAAGAAATTTGTATTTTCTTAGCAGTATTTTTAGCCTCGTCTTTTTTTAACATACAATTATATATATCGTCCAAAAGTTGAAATGTTTGTAAGTCTAATCCTACACTCAGTTCCCCGCGTAAATTTTTAAGTTTAACAAATTCTCGGTTTAAAATATAAGAATCGAATAGTTTCATAGTGACTTCCATGTCTGTTTCGGATTCTTTTTTTGCAATTTCTAAGTGGTGGATGGCAACGTCTTGGGATTCAGGTGATTCCGAAAGAATAAACCCGACTCGTTTATTTGCAAATCCATATTCGGGATTGATTTCGAGGGCACGTGTATAATCAAAAAGTGCTTCTGACTTTTTCCCTGCTTGTTCTTTTTTGTAGGCTTCTTGGCTAATTTGTTTTTCCCGAGAACAATTCAAAAAAAGAAGGAAAAGTAATCCATAAAATAAGTACGAAAGGTATATATACTTACTTTTTGTTAAGTTTTTTTGATGGAGAGTGTTTTTTTTATTGCTTATATTTTGCTGCATATTATGTCTTATATATTAATGGAATTTGTATCTATTAAGCATTGAATTAAAGTCGTTAAAATCTTTAAAACTTTTTTCTAAATGTTAGGATTTTATGTAAAATTTTGTCTAGTACAAGAATGACTCTAATAAAAAAACTTTGTCTCATAGAGAAAAAAATCAAAAAAAGGTAAGAGTTCGACCGATTCTGTTATTAATCAAGTGTAGAGTGAGATAAAAAATTGGCTAGCAGTGCTCAAGTAAAATTACTTCAAAACTTTCAAGAATATCTCTCCGTAGAAAAAGGATTAAGCGACAATTCCATTTTTTCTTACGGATATGATTTAAACAAGTTCAAATCCTATCTAGATAAACAACAGATTGATTTGCTAAATGTGCAGTCCAAAGATATTATGAAATTTTTAGTAGAAGAAAAAAGCCGAAAAATTTCCTCTAAAACTCTTGCACGAGAAGTAGTCGCAATACGCCAATTTTACAAATACCTTCGAGACGAAAAACAACTTGATTTTAATCCGACAGACAAAATCGAAACTCCTGAGGTAATGCGTGCGATTCCCGATCACCTCACTCTCGATGAAATCAACGAACTATTCGACAAAATCAAAGAAGACAATATTTACGAACTAAGAGACAAGTGTATTTTCGAGTTACTTTATTCTTCCGGTCTTCGAATTTCCGAAGCCTGCAATTTAAAAATGGAAGATGTAGACTTGGAAAACATGGCTATTGCTATTGAGGGTAAGGGCGGTAAGGCGCGACTTGTTCCGTTCGGAGAAAAAGCATTAAATATCATCCAACGTTACTTAGAGAAAAGTCGTCCCGAAATTTTAAAAATTCGTAAATGTGATTATATATTTGTTTCTAAAAAAGGATCTTTCATCAACCGCAAATCTGTTTGGCGTTTACTTAATCTCTACATCAAACGCACTGGGATTCAAAAGAAAGTTACTCCGCATACTCTACGTCATTCGTTTGCTACTCATTTACTTGAGAACCACGCAGATCTTCGTTCTGTTCAAGAATTACTCGGTCATATCGACATTTCTACAACGCAGATTTATACACAAATGGCAAACAAGTCTCTCAAGGAAGTTCACAAGAAACACCATCCTAGGGGTTAATTTAAAATTACCACCGAAATGGATGGTTTAGATAAATACTTGCAGGCAAAGCTGCATTTTTGTAACCAGACGAAAACGAAAAAGTTCTTTCGCTTGGTCTAAAGTGATACTACAGGATCTTTTAGTCTACAAAATATTACGGAATGATTTTTTATTTATTTTGTAAACAATATAATCGGAATCCAAGGTGATAATCTGTTTGATATTCATTTCTTCGGATAATAATACAAGACTAGCATCTGCCAAATCCATTGGGACATTTTTGTATTTCAAAATCAGCTTTCGTAATTTTTCTAAATTTGCCTTGCCCATTTCGGGAATTTGGATTGGGTCTTTTTGGAGCCATTGTAAAAAATCAGACTGAACGTTTGGATTGAAATTTAAAAAATGCATTGTCTCTGTGAGGACAGGCCATGTTGTATAAAGTTTTCCAGTGAAGCTTTGGAAAAAACTTAAAACCTTTTTATGGTGTTTGTCTGAGTTGTCAAATAAGGCAATGAGTGGTCCTGCATCAAGTAGAGCGCTTTGCATTCCATTTCTCTTTTAGTCGTTTTTTATAGTTTTCTGAATTATCTTTTACGCCGCTTCCGTATTTACCGAAAAATTCTTTTCCGAGTTCGTATGCAGAAGTCCTTTTTTGGTATGCTTCAAAGTATAATTCTATCGCCTCTCGGAGTAATTCCGATTTGGTTTTCTTTTCAGAACGACAAATTTCTTCTAATTTATCTTCTAGTATGGCTGGTAGTCTCAAAGCTAACATGTATAACATTGTGTTATACATGTTAGGATTTGTAAAGACTTTTTTGTAAACATTAGACAAAAACCACACTGCGCATACTCATTGATCCCATATCAATGGAGTCATTGAAAAATTGAAACTCATCTGTCTTATCCCTTAGCCCCAGTGTATAAAGGAGAGGCAGATAATGCTCGTTAGTCGGATGAGCTAGGTTTGCAATTTGTCCAAGTTTTTGATATTCAATAAGCGGTTTATTATTGTTATCCTCAATGCTTTTTTTGACAAGACCGTCGAATTCAATTGCCCAATCAAATGGTTTTGCATTTTCTTCCCACCTAACTTGTCTTAGGTTATGAACTACATTTCCACTTCCTATAATTAATACTCCCTTAGCGCGTAATGCTGATAATTCTTTTCCTAGGTCAAAATGGTATTGAAGTGATTTGTAATAATCAATGCTCATTTGAAAAACAGGAATATTTGCCTTGGGAAACATATTTAATAGAACTGACCAAGATCCATGGTCTAATCCCCATTCATAATCTTCTAATACGTTAGTCGATTTAACCGTATCAATTGTAAGTTTTGCATATTCAGGCGAGCCGGCTGCTGGGTATTGTTGTTTAAATAGTTCGTCTGGAAAACCTCCGAAGTCGTGAATCGTTTTGGGTTTATCTACCATCGTCACAGCAGTTCCCTTTGTAAGCCAGTGAGCCGAAATACAAAGAATTGCATTTGGAGTAGGAATTTTCTTTCCAATCTCTGCCCATACATCTCTGTAGGGGTTAGGGGTAATGGCAAACATGGGATTTCCATGTCCCACAAAGATTACTGGCATTTTGCCGCTTTTGGATTTACTTTGTAAAATATTGTTTAATTCTTTTGTATTCATATCACAACCAGTTAGTGTTAGTAAAGATAGTATTTTTAAAAATGATTTTCTATTTATTTTCATTTGCGTTTTTTATATTCGTTCTATATTTCTCTGAGTCAATTCTATTTAGACTTGTTGGTTTTTTGCTAATTGGGTTAAGGGGAGAAAGAGTTTAGCCACGAATTGCACGAATGTCCACGAATGGGTTTTGGGATCAGGGATGGTTTTTATATTCGTGTTAATTCGTGTCATTAGTGGTTGATAAAAGAGTTTAGCCACGAATTGCACGAATGTTCACGAATGGTTTTTGGGATCACGGATAGATTTTATATTCGTGTTAATTCGTGTCATTAGTGGTTAAAAAGAGTTTAGCCACGAATGGGTTTTGGGATCAGGGATGGTTTTTATATTCGTGTCATTAGTGGTTAAAAAGAGTTTAGCCACGAATTGCACGAATGTCCACGAATGGGTTTTGGGATCAGGGATGGTTTTTATATTCGTGTTAATTCGTGTCATTAGTGGTTAAAAGAAGAGTTTAGCCACGAATTGCACGAATGTCCACGAATGGTTTTTGGGATCACGGATGGTTTTTATATTCGTGTTAATTCGTGTCATTCGTGGTTGATAAAAGAGTTTAGCCACGAATTGCACGAATGTTCACGAATGGTTTTTGGGATCACGGATGGTTTTTATATTCGTGTTAATTCGTGTCATTAGTGGTTAAAAAGAGTTTAGCCACGAATTGCACGAATGTCCACGAATGGTTTTTGGGATCACGGATAGGTTTTATATTCGTGTTAATTCGTGTCATTAGTGGTTGATAAAAGAGTTTAGCCACGAATTGCACGAATGTTCACGAATGGTTTTTGGGATCAGGGATGGTTTTTATATTCGTGTTAATTCGTGTCATTAGTGGTTAAAAAGAGTTTAGCCACGAATTGCACGAATGTTCACGAATGGTTTTTGGGGTTTGAAAAATTACTATTTTGTCTGGAGGGTGGTGTATTATATGGAAAAATAGGGTGGAGTATAGGACTATATGAGTATTAAATTGGACTTTTTAGAGCTAAAGAGATTTTTAAAAGGGGAGAAGCTTGGGTTTTTTATGCCTACAGAAATTTGGTCTGTCAGTGAATGTGTTTCTAAATCGAAAACTTATCTAGATCGAGTTAGAATCCTTTCTAAAACAACTCTTGTCGATAACAAAACTGCTTCAGCTATCTATGATAAGATAGAAAAATTGGCACCTATAGTTTCCAACCTACCGGAAGATGCTAAAACTAAATTTTCCTTAGTATGTCAATACTTCACGCAAACCGAAGATGAGGAAGACGATCTAAACTCACCCGTCGGTTTTGATGATGATGCTGAAATCATAAATCTATTAATTGAATCCATCGGTTCTCCTGTAGAGCTGATTCAATTGTAATCAGGAGTAACTATGAACCTTATTGCCCCTTCTCAAAGAATCCGTTGCCGTAATGCGGAATGGTTAGTAAAAAGTATTAAATCTTATTCTGGAAGGCAAATCCTTCGCTGTGTTGGGATTGATCCACTTGTAAAAAATCAGGAAAGAATTTTTATAGAACCACTCGATACTTTTGAAGTCATCGAACCAGAAGATACAAAGTTAGTAGAGGATGATTCCAACCAATACAAAAAAACAAAATTTTATCTAGAAGCGCGGCTAAGAAGTATTCCCCTCTTGGGTCGAAAAATGGATTGGGAAGAACTTGGAGTATTCAATCTATATAATTTTCAAAAAACTTCTGTTTTAAAAGCATTACAAAAAGTTCAATCTAGACTTCTCATTGCCGATGCTGTAGGTTTAGGAAAAACTATTCAGGTAGGAATGATTGTTTCTGAATTAATGAGGCGTGGCACTGCAGATAAAATTCTAGTATTAACAAAAAAGTCCATGCTTAAACAATTTCAATCCGAACTCTGGAATAAATTTAACATTCCTCTCATACGAATGGACTCGGAAGCCATTTCTAAACTCAGAACAAAAATTCCTTCTAATAAAAATCCTTTTGATATTTATCACAAAGCAATTCTATCTATTGACACATTAAAACAAAGTATTAAGTATGAGCATTTTTTAGAAGAGATAAACTGGGATATTGTGATCATTGATGAAGCGCATAACGTTGCAGGAGCCTCTGGTATACAAAAAAATGAAAGTTATAGATTAGCAAGATTGTTATCCAAAAAGGCAAAACATTTTTTACTTACAACAGCCACTCCTCACAACGGAAAAAAAGAAACCTTTGGACGACTTTTGAGTTTAGTTGATCCGTCTTCTATGCCTGATCCGAATATGGAAATCTACGATGTAGAAGATATTAGAGATCATTTTGTGATGAGATTCAAAGAAGAAGTTCGCAGAGAGATAAATGAGCAAATGAAAGAAGCAAAGATTATTTCCTTAAAAGATACAAGCCAAGATGCTACTGAATCAGAAAAGAAAATATTGGAAATGATTGCTTCTCTTAGAAACCAAACTAAAAAAGTTAAAGGGAAAAGAGATAGTATCCGCTTGTTGCAATATGGATATTACAAACTTTTTTTAAGTAGTCCCGAAGCATTGAAGAAAACCTTAGAGGCAAGATTGAATACTTTATCCAAAAATCAGGAAGAAGAAATTTCAGGTGAGGAAAAAATTCTAAAAACAATTCAATCCTCCCTTTCCAAGGAAACAATTTCCAAAAGTACAAGGTTTGCCGTATTGTTAAAATGTTTGAAAGAGATTGGTTGGGATGGAAGTTCTAACTCGCCTAGAGTTTTAGTATTTACCGAATATGTTCAAACCGAAAAAAAATTATCTCATGCATTAGCAGAGTCTTTTTCGATTCCTTTTAATCCAGCACCGGAAACTCCTGCCAATGAAAAAATTCTAATGATAGATGGTTCAACTCCGGAAAAAACCTTGATGGATAGTGTAGAGGCATTTGCAACTGGGGGAACGAGTGTAAGAATCATGATTGCGACTGACGTTGCCTCAGAAGGAATCAATCTTCATCATAGTTGTCATCATATCATCCATTATGATCTTCCGTGGTCAGTGATTACTCTTATCCAGAGAAATGGACGTATTGATCGAATCGGTCAAACGATAACTCCTGAGATTCGTTATCTAAAAGTAAATTCAGGAACAGAAGCATTTAGTGCGGATGAAAAGATTTTTGATAAACTCACCCAAAAGGCAGAAGAAATCAACAAACTCAGAAAGGAAGCAGAAAGTGTACTCAATCTTTTTGATGCAGAAAGAGAAACACAGTACATTGGGGAAAAAATTATCGAAGGAGAAAATCCGGAAACAATCTTAGAAAAACCAGCGACCCTAGACCTTGGTGGAATGGATGAAATGGAAGAACTGATGCGTCAGTTGCAAGCTTTAAACACAAATTCAGAATCAGAAACAAATGAAGAGCTTTTAACAGGTTGGAAGGAACTTTATACGGATAAAGATTTCTTTTTGCAGGGTTATAATTATATCAAAGAAAAACACCCCGATGATTTTTTAGATTTGGAGGAAACGGAAAACTTCATTGGATTTACTCCTCCCGAAGAAGTGAAAAAAAGACTCGGATCACCTTCCCAATCTGCTGATCTGATTTATGGTGCAACTTCCCTTGCTCCTGAGGTTTGGAGAGTGGTAGGAAATCAATTTCGTTTGAGTGATGATAAAGAATATGTTTTAAAATCGTTTGAAGCTGCCAAGGTGAATAAAGAAATGGGACATTGGTCTAATGTGAGTTATCTCAACCGACACAATCCAATTATGAATTGGCTGACCGAAAGGTTGCTTTTAGAATTTGCTAGAGGGGAAGCCCCTCTCATTATAAGTAAAAATTTATCCAAAGACAATTTAGTATTTTTCTTTATCGGTCAGGTTAGCTCTAAAACAGGAGAGCCTCTTCTTATACTTCCTCATGCTGTTAAAATTGCTCCCGGAAATAAAGTCGAAATCATGTCCTATGATGAATTTTTAAAAAGCATTCAAATTAAAACGTTAGTCAACACAAAGAATCCTCCGGGGATGAAAAATGCAAACATCCTCATTCCAAAAGCTGTAGCTAGAAGTAAAAAATTTTTAAAAGAAGAAATGGAAAAAGTTCATACTTTAAATAAGGAAAAATCCACATCTTACATCAGAACATTAAGTCGTTGGTCTAAAAAGAAAACCGATTTATTAAAATCACAAATGAGTAAAATGACAGCTAACCAAAAAAGATTTGCAGAGTTAGATAAACAAATTGAAGAAACCAAATTATATGTAAAAGAAAAAACTGAAATGGTCCAAAAAAGTTTCGAACACGAAGACAATCCTCTAACAGAATTAATCTTAGTTGTGGAAGGAAGCGGCAAATGACAAACACATCCATTCATAATATAGGCGAATACTATAGCCCTCATTATCTTGAGTCCGCATTTTCTGAAGATATAAAAAAACTATTCACAGAAAAAGAAGAATTTCTAAAAGCATCCGAAAAACTAAGAGGGAGTTCAGAAATTTATTTTGAAGCCAAAGAAGAAGCAATTTCTAAAAAAGATAAAAAAGGAAACAAAGTAATAAGTTTAGAAAATAGAATATTTTCGGTTTTAGGTTTTGAAAATCTTTCTTATTTGCAATATGAATTTCCTTCCGAAAAAACATATATTTCTCTAAGAGGGATGGTAGAGAGACTTGGAAGTCCATACCTTGCTTTACTTACTTCTAACCGATTTTTTCTGAGAGAAGAGAATTGTTTAGAGCTTCCTTTTGTATCTGAGAATGTTGGTTCTGAAGAATGGAAACCTGCTAAGTTTTCCACACTTTCCAAAGCGGTGCTTCATATTTTTTCCAGAGAAGGCTCGCCTCGTTGGGTGATTTGTTATTGTGGTTCTTCGCTTTATCTATTTGATAAATATTCTTTTTTTGAAGGAAAGTATTTGGAAATCGATTTGGATGATGCATTCGGAAGAAAAGAGACGATTGTATTTAGAGAAATTACAGCTCTTCTTCATCATTCTTCTTTTATTGTCGAAGGAGAAGTTTTCCATGATCGTTTGGAGGATAATAGCCATAAGTATGCGTTTGGTGTAACTTCCAAATTGCAGAATGCTGTCAGAGAAGCAATTGAACTTCTGGGAAATGATTGGGTAAATTACCGTAAGTCGAAAAAGTTATCTAGTCAAAAACTTTCCGAAAAAGAAAAATTAGACCTAGGGGAAGATCTAAGTGCAGAGCGTTTGAAACACGAAGCTCTTGTTTATATCTATCGTATTTTATTTTGTTTGTATGCGGAGGCTAGAGAGGATAGCGGTCTTTTGCCGATGAAAAGCGAGGAATACAGATTTGGTTATTCTTTAGAATCTCTGCGGGATTTAGAACTTGTACCTTTGAATATAGAAACGATAAACGGAACCTATTTCCATGAACATCTAAAAAAACTTTTTTCTCTGGTGCAAAATGGATTTCCGACTAATGCGGATAATATGCTCGGAATTTTAATCAAAGACTTTCCCTTTGAACTTCCCGCACTTACTTCTTCTCTTTTTAATCCATCGGAAACTTTTCTTTTGGACCATGCAGAATTGACCAATGAAACTTTACAAAAAGTAATTGTAAGACTTTCTTTAAGCGAAAGTATGAAGGGCAAAGGCAGAGGTAGAATCAATTATGCCGAACTTGGAATTTCGCAACTTGGGGCGGTGTATGAGGGGCTACTCAGTTATTCCGCTATTTTTGCGGATACGGATTTGATTCATGTAGGACCTAAAGATTGTCACTTTGAAGACTCTTCCATTCAGACCTGGTTTGTTCCTAAATCACGAATCAAAGATTTTTCTGTCGAAGAAGTAGAACAACGGGGAACCGGCGCTAGGATTTATCCAGAGGGAAGTTTTTTACTGTATCTTTCGCATGTCGATAGAGAGCGGACAGCTTCTTTTTATACTCCGGAGGTGTTAACCAAATGTCTTGTGGAAGAAGCAATTGAAGAACTTTTGAAAGAAGTCCATTCTGCGGATGAAATTTTACAACTCAAACTCTGTGAGCCTGCGATGGGCTCCGGTGCAATTTTGCATGAGGCAGTCGGTCAGCTCGCGACCAAATACCTCGAAGCCAAACAAAAAGAAATTGGTAAAACGATTAACCCCGAAGACTTCCAATCGGAATGGAAAAAAGTAAAATACTATATCACGACTCGAAATGCATACGGTGTGGATTTGAATCCGATGGCGGTCGAGCTTGGTAGTTTGTCTTTGTGGCTCGGAACCCAATTTAGGATTTTGGAAGAAAAAGAATTTCTCTCTCCTGTGCCTTGGTTTGGTCTAAGACTTCGTTCGGGTAATTCTCTCATTGGTGCGAGAAGAGCTGTTTGGACGTTTGAGGAAATTAAAAGTAAAAAACATTTAAAAGACGATAGTTCTCCTCGTTTGCTTGCACCGGGTGAAAAACGAATGAAAAATGAACTCTATCATTTTTTGGTGTTTGATCCTGATATGGCGCCTATTGCTTCGGATGCGCTTGCGAAAGAATACTTTCCCGATGAATGCAAAGAGATGAAAGAATGGTTGGAGAAAGAAGTAAAATCTATCTGGGAAGATGGGGACATCAAATCGGCGATGGAAATTTCCGAGAAGATTGATTTACTCTGGGAGGAATATTCCAAAGACAGACTTGTTGCTTTAAAAAAGACTGACCCTGTTTTACATCTCTGGCCTAATCATTACAGTTATGAAAATCCGTTAGATATAACCACGAAGGAAGAGGTAAAAGAAAAACTGGAATCCTCTTCTGGTGCCTTCCAACGTTTAAAACTACTCATGGACGTCTGGTGCGGGCTTTACTTTGTAGATATACAGGGATTAGCCACGAATGGCACGAATGAACACGAATTTAAGAAAGATAAAAATGAAAAAAAACCATTCGTGTCCATTAGTGCCATTCGTGGTTCAAAAAATCTGGAAGAGGGATTAGCCACGAATGATGAAGAGGGTTTAGCCACGAATGACACTAATGAACACGAATATAAAAAAAATGAAAAAGAAAAATTCGTGAACATTCGTGTAATTCGTGGCTCAAAAAACCTTCTCCCAACACGCAGAGCGTTTCTTGTTGTGGCTCAGGTTTTGGTTGGGGGTGGTGTTGATCAAGATGCGTTGAATTTTTTGAGCATGGAGACTGGGTT
This sequence is a window from Leptospiraceae bacterium. Protein-coding genes within it:
- the xerD gene encoding site-specific tyrosine recombinase XerD; this encodes MASSAQVKLLQNFQEYLSVEKGLSDNSIFSYGYDLNKFKSYLDKQQIDLLNVQSKDIMKFLVEEKSRKISSKTLAREVVAIRQFYKYLRDEKQLDFNPTDKIETPEVMRAIPDHLTLDEINELFDKIKEDNIYELRDKCIFELLYSSGLRISEACNLKMEDVDLENMAIAIEGKGGKARLVPFGEKALNIIQRYLEKSRPEILKIRKCDYIFVSKKGSFINRKSVWRLLNLYIKRTGIQKKVTPHTLRHSFATHLLENHADLRSVQELLGHIDISTTQIYTQMANKSLKEVHKKHHPRG
- the ygiD gene encoding 4,5-DOPA dioxygenase extradiol yields the protein MNTKELNNILQSKSKSGKMPVIFVGHGNPMFAITPNPYRDVWAEIGKKIPTPNAILCISAHWLTKGTAVTMVDKPKTIHDFGGFPDELFKQQYPAAGSPEYAKLTIDTVKSTNVLEDYEWGLDHGSWSVLLNMFPKANIPVFQMSIDYYKSLQYHFDLGKELSALRAKGVLIIGSGNVVHNLRQVRWEENAKPFDWAIEFDGLVKKSIEDNNNKPLIEYQKLGQIANLAHPTNEHYLPLLYTLGLRDKTDEFQFFNDSIDMGSMSMRSVVFV
- a CDS encoding DEAD/DEAH box helicase — translated: MNLIAPSQRIRCRNAEWLVKSIKSYSGRQILRCVGIDPLVKNQERIFIEPLDTFEVIEPEDTKLVEDDSNQYKKTKFYLEARLRSIPLLGRKMDWEELGVFNLYNFQKTSVLKALQKVQSRLLIADAVGLGKTIQVGMIVSELMRRGTADKILVLTKKSMLKQFQSELWNKFNIPLIRMDSEAISKLRTKIPSNKNPFDIYHKAILSIDTLKQSIKYEHFLEEINWDIVIIDEAHNVAGASGIQKNESYRLARLLSKKAKHFLLTTATPHNGKKETFGRLLSLVDPSSMPDPNMEIYDVEDIRDHFVMRFKEEVRREINEQMKEAKIISLKDTSQDATESEKKILEMIASLRNQTKKVKGKRDSIRLLQYGYYKLFLSSPEALKKTLEARLNTLSKNQEEEISGEEKILKTIQSSLSKETISKSTRFAVLLKCLKEIGWDGSSNSPRVLVFTEYVQTEKKLSHALAESFSIPFNPAPETPANEKILMIDGSTPEKTLMDSVEAFATGGTSVRIMIATDVASEGINLHHSCHHIIHYDLPWSVITLIQRNGRIDRIGQTITPEIRYLKVNSGTEAFSADEKIFDKLTQKAEEINKLRKEAESVLNLFDAERETQYIGEKIIEGENPETILEKPATLDLGGMDEMEELMRQLQALNTNSESETNEELLTGWKELYTDKDFFLQGYNYIKEKHPDDFLDLEETENFIGFTPPEEVKKRLGSPSQSADLIYGATSLAPEVWRVVGNQFRLSDDKEYVLKSFEAAKVNKEMGHWSNVSYLNRHNPIMNWLTERLLLEFARGEAPLIISKNLSKDNLVFFFIGQVSSKTGEPLLILPHAVKIAPGNKVEIMSYDEFLKSIQIKTLVNTKNPPGMKNANILIPKAVARSKKFLKEEMEKVHTLNKEKSTSYIRTLSRWSKKKTDLLKSQMSKMTANQKRFAELDKQIEETKLYVKEKTEMVQKSFEHEDNPLTELILVVEGSGK
- a CDS encoding PIN domain-containing protein, whose product is MQSALLDAGPLIALFDNSDKHHKKVLSFFQSFTGKLYTTWPVLTETMHFLNFNPNVQSDFLQWLQKDPIQIPEMGKANLEKLRKLILKYKNVPMDLADASLVLLSEEMNIKQIITLDSDYIVYKINKKSFRNIL
- a CDS encoding ribbon-helix-helix protein, CopG family, encoding MLYMLALRLPAILEDKLEEICRSEKKTKSELLREAIELYFEAYQKRTSAYELGKEFFGKYGSGVKDNSENYKKRLKEKWNAKRST